The following proteins are encoded in a genomic region of Glycine soja cultivar W05 chromosome 17, ASM419377v2, whole genome shotgun sequence:
- the LOC114393023 gene encoding uncharacterized protein LOC114393023, giving the protein MCLVFVCNEEERVLGRQTAPGACPYCGGMVQAINVESQWRFCFLPLCFKTKRKYYCTMCTRRLEVI; this is encoded by the coding sequence ATGTGTCTGGTGTTTGTGTGCAACGAGGAAGAAAGGGTGTTGGGGAGACAGACAGCACCAGGGGCATGCCCTTATTGTGGAGGGATGGTACAAGCCATTAATGTAGAGAGCCAGTGGAGGTTCTGTTTTCTGCCATTATGCTTTAAGACCAAACGCAAATACTATTGTACCATGTGCACAAGAAGACTAGAGGTGATCTAA